A window of the Archaeoglobus neptunius genome harbors these coding sequences:
- the wecB gene encoding non-hydrolyzing UDP-N-acetylglucosamine 2-epimerase, whose protein sequence is MKVVSIVGARPNFIKLAPLSKEIRKEFDEVVVHTGQHYDYEMDRVFFEQLEIPDPDYHLGVGSGTHGYQTGEMVKKIEEVLFKEEPDLVIVFGDTNSTLAGALAAVKLHIKVAHVEAGLRSFDRKMPEEINRVLTDHCSDLLFCPTERAVENLKREGIVRGVHLTGDVMVDAVKQNIKIAEEKSRILDQLGLEPEEYFLATVHRAENTDNAERLKHIVEAFCETENLVFPCHPRTENRLKNFGLWETVVKNVNVIRPVGYLDMLVLEKNARKVITDSGGVQKEAYILRVPCITLRETTEWVETVEDGWNVLVGADKSRILNAVENFEPERRHYSQRFGDGKASRRVVEILKELNGKPE, encoded by the coding sequence ATGAAGGTCGTCTCTATCGTAGGAGCGAGACCAAATTTCATAAAGCTGGCTCCACTGTCAAAAGAGATTAGAAAGGAATTTGATGAGGTGGTTGTGCACACAGGTCAGCACTATGATTACGAGATGGACAGGGTGTTTTTCGAGCAGCTCGAAATTCCAGATCCCGATTACCATCTGGGGGTTGGTTCTGGAACTCATGGATACCAGACGGGTGAGATGGTCAAAAAAATCGAGGAAGTTCTGTTTAAGGAGGAGCCAGATCTGGTAATTGTATTTGGCGACACCAACTCCACTCTTGCAGGAGCTCTGGCAGCGGTGAAGCTCCACATCAAAGTCGCGCATGTCGAGGCAGGATTGAGGTCTTTTGATAGAAAGATGCCAGAGGAGATAAACAGAGTGCTGACCGACCACTGCTCCGATCTGCTTTTCTGTCCAACTGAACGGGCGGTTGAGAATTTAAAGAGGGAGGGTATAGTTAGGGGCGTGCACCTGACCGGAGACGTTATGGTTGATGCTGTAAAGCAGAACATTAAGATAGCAGAGGAAAAGTCAAGAATTCTCGATCAACTCGGTTTAGAACCGGAGGAATACTTTTTGGCGACTGTCCACAGGGCGGAAAACACTGACAATGCTGAAAGACTGAAACACATAGTAGAAGCCTTTTGCGAAACAGAGAATCTCGTGTTTCCATGCCATCCAAGAACCGAGAACAGGCTGAAGAATTTCGGCCTCTGGGAAACGGTCGTAAAGAATGTTAACGTTATAAGGCCTGTTGGTTACCTCGATATGCTTGTTCTGGAAAAGAACGCTAGGAAGGTAATCACTGACAGCGGTGGTGTGCAGAAGGAGGCATACATACTCAGAGTGCCGTGCATCACGCTGAGAGAGACAACTGAATGGGTAGAAACTGTAGAGGATGGGTGGAACGTTCTTGTGGGGGCAGACAAGAGCAGGATACTGAACGCAGTTGAAAACTTCGAGCCGGAAAGAAGACACTACAGCCAGAGGTTTGGGGATGGTAAGGCGAGCAGAAGGGTGGTGGAAATTTTGAAAGAACTGAATGGTAAACCAGAATGA
- a CDS encoding glycosyltransferase family 4 protein: MDILVISPHYHTFVKGLVDATAKYVSSISIFVHHNFLSELARYLPFSYFKNIKKFSRKELIYLENSPENVRVNTVSTLYFIPDGKNTGLGDMLFKKFSRYIIEHEIEFSLIHAHFIWPCGYAAVKLGEEFGVPVVVTAHGYDVYDLPFRSRKWFNKVKFTLENASHIITVSRRNYEIIVHKIGIPEMNVSVVPNGVDLKLFRPVEKHVARNRLGIPQNKKVILNVANLVPVKGHKYLVKAMRKISENSDDVILYIVGDGNLKKELQKEVKKLNLEGVVKLVGAKPHSEIPLWMNAADIFVLPSLNEGNPTVMFEALGVGLPFVGTKVGGIPEIITSEDYGFLSEPGNADDLAEKILIAIKKEWDRGRIRRYGEQFSWENIAKCIVQIYERIV; the protein is encoded by the coding sequence ATGGATATCCTGGTAATATCTCCACATTATCACACTTTTGTGAAAGGATTGGTCGATGCAACAGCCAAATACGTTTCCAGTATTTCAATTTTTGTCCATCATAATTTTTTATCTGAATTGGCACGATACTTGCCATTTTCGTATTTTAAAAATATAAAAAAATTTTCAAGAAAAGAATTAATATATTTAGAAAACAGTCCAGAGAACGTCAGGGTCAACACTGTCTCCACACTTTATTTTATCCCGGATGGAAAAAACACGGGTTTGGGGGATATGTTATTTAAAAAATTCAGTAGGTATATTATTGAACATGAAATTGAATTCAGTTTGATTCATGCCCATTTCATCTGGCCTTGTGGGTATGCTGCTGTGAAACTCGGGGAAGAGTTCGGGGTTCCTGTTGTGGTTACCGCTCATGGTTACGATGTTTATGATCTTCCGTTCAGAAGCAGAAAATGGTTTAATAAGGTAAAATTCACTCTTGAAAATGCCAGCCATATCATCACAGTAAGTAGGAGAAATTACGAAATTATAGTTCATAAAATCGGAATTCCGGAAATGAATGTGTCCGTGGTTCCCAATGGCGTGGATCTTAAACTATTTAGACCAGTAGAAAAACACGTTGCAAGGAATAGGCTGGGAATTCCTCAAAATAAAAAAGTTATCCTGAATGTGGCAAATCTTGTTCCAGTAAAGGGTCATAAATATCTTGTAAAAGCCATGCGAAAAATATCCGAAAACAGTGATGATGTTATTCTATATATTGTGGGTGATGGTAACCTAAAAAAAGAACTACAGAAAGAGGTTAAAAAGTTGAATCTCGAAGGAGTGGTCAAGCTCGTTGGTGCTAAGCCCCATAGCGAGATACCGCTGTGGATGAATGCTGCAGACATTTTCGTTTTGCCGAGTCTGAACGAGGGGAACCCAACAGTAATGTTCGAAGCTTTAGGTGTTGGTTTGCCGTTTGTGGGGACTAAGGTGGGGGGAATTCCTGAAATAATAACTTCGGAAGATTATGGATTCCTCAGCGAACCGGGTAATGCAGATGATCTGGCAGAGAAAATTTTAATTGCAATTAAGAAGGAGTGGGACAGAGGGAGGATAAGAAGATATGGGGAGCAGTTTAGCTGGGAGAATATTGCAAAATGTATTGTGCAGATTTACGAAAGAATAGTTTGA